In Flavobacterium piscisymbiosum, the sequence AAGGAATTTTTAGTATTGGAGAAAACATTGCGATCAGCAATTCGAAAACAGATGAAATGTCTGGAAATCCAATTATTGATGTTTACAGAATGACGCCAACAATTCCGCTTTATGATGCTGCAAATCCTGGAGGATATGGTTACGGAAAACAAGGAGTAGCAGATACTTTTGGTACAAATCCTTTAGCAATTGCTGATTTTTCGAATGCAATAAATGAAAATTTCAGAATCAGAGGAAATGTCTGGTCAGAATTAAAATTGGCTTCGTGGTTAAAATACCGTTTCAATTTTGGATATGAAACTAGTTTTGATTCTTATAAATTTTTAAGAAAAATAGGAAACTGGACATTAAATCAACCGGTGGATCCTTCTATTATTGATCAAAATAAAGGAAGATCTGAAACGATGTTGTTTGAAAACACCTTGAATTTCAAAAAACAATTTGGAAAACATGATTTGACAATTTTAGTGGGGCAGACTTTTCAAAAAGATAAATATGAGCAAATTTATGGAACAAAGAGAAATATTCCGATAAACTCAGGAACGGGTCAATATTATCAGGTTTTAAATCAGGGAGATTCACCGGTAGTTGGTGGTTTTATCAATGAGGCTTCGCTGGCATCTTATTTAGGAAGATTAGAGTACAATTATGATAATCGTTACTTATTTAATGCTGTTTTGAGACGCGACGGATCATCAAGATTTAGTGACGAAAACAAATGGGGAAATTTCCCTTCTGTTTCTGCAGGATGGAGAGTAAATAATGAATCTTTCTTTAAATCTGAATTTATTAAAGATCTGAAATTACGAGCAAGTTATGGAGAATTAGGTTCTGGTAACATTGGAAATTACGAATACAAAAGTTTCGTGAATAATTTTGGACAAATTGTGTTAGGAACAGGACAGACTTTGTATCCATCTGCAACTCAGGTAAAATTATCTAATTCTCAGTTACGTTGGGAAAAACTAAAACAAACCAATCTTGGATTAGATCTTGGAGTTTTAAATAATGATTTACGTTTTACGGCAGATTATTTTATTGCCCGTACAGAAGATGTATTATTTGGTTTTCCAATTTTATTAACAACAGGAAATGACGGAGGAAATCCTATTTCTAATGCCGCAACTGTTGAAAACAAAGGTATTGAACTGGAATTGGCTTACAGCAAAAAAATTAATGAATTCTCATTTAATGCTTCTGTAAACTTTACAAAAGTAAATAACAAATTGGTGTCTTTAGGAAATGGTCAAAACGAAAACATCGTTGGAAATACAATGACAAGAGCAGGATCTCCTGTAGGAATGTGGTATGTATTGCAAACTGATGGATTGTTTCAAAATCAAGCTGAAATAGCCAACTATAAAAATGCTGACGGAAAAGTAATTATGCCAGGTGCAGTACCAGGAGATATCCGTTTTAAAGATGTTAATGGCGACGGACAAATTACAAGTGATGACAAAGCAATTGTTGGAAGCCCGTGGCCTGAATTTGAGATGGGTTTAAATGCAGGAGCAGAATACAAAGGTTTTGATTTTTCTATGAACTGGATTGCTTCTCACGGAGCAACTGTTTATGACGGTTTTAGAAGCGTTGTAGATCGTTTTGACGACAATAGTAATTACAGAGCAGGAATTCAGCCGTGGACACCTGAGAACCCAAATACTGATTTCCCGAGAGTAACAAAAGGTTCAACTTTAAACTCAAGAGGAGATAGTGACCGATTCTTAGAAAATGGCGATTTTATCAGACTTAAATATATTGGGTTTGGTTATAATTTGCCAGAACGTATCTTGAATAAATCAGGAATTGCAAGAGCAAGATTAACATTATCAGCACAAAATATTATTACAATTACAAAATACAAAGGTTTAGA encodes:
- a CDS encoding SusC/RagA family TonB-linked outer membrane protein — its product is MKTKFTQILKQRYYLLFFFSLLVQQMHAQQQITITGKVASATGEPIPFANVVIKNTKNGAVTDFDGRYKITAASNQTLIFSSQGYKTIEIAINNATTVDATLAEDAMKLDEIVVVGYGSQQKKDLTGAVSLVKAGEIQKRQVTTVADGLQGLVTGVKVRGGGRPGQEANIEIRGLKNLQNTNPLYVIDGVITSANRDFNPNDIETIQVLKDASAAAIYGSRAANGVIIITTKKGKKGPLKVEASVKSSITTMPRYDLMGTEEFAKLNNQAYDNAGYPKQNLNMAVNTDWQDAVFQTGMINDYNVSVSGGGENSTFFMSGNYFDNKGTVVGTDFDRISFRVNASGTKGIFSIGENIAISNSKTDEMSGNPIIDVYRMTPTIPLYDAANPGGYGYGKQGVADTFGTNPLAIADFSNAINENFRIRGNVWSELKLASWLKYRFNFGYETSFDSYKFLRKIGNWTLNQPVDPSIIDQNKGRSETMLFENTLNFKKQFGKHDLTILVGQTFQKDKYEQIYGTKRNIPINSGTGQYYQVLNQGDSPVVGGFINEASLASYLGRLEYNYDNRYLFNAVLRRDGSSRFSDENKWGNFPSVSAGWRVNNESFFKSEFIKDLKLRASYGELGSGNIGNYEYKSFVNNFGQIVLGTGQTLYPSATQVKLSNSQLRWEKLKQTNLGLDLGVLNNDLRFTADYFIARTEDVLFGFPILLTTGNDGGNPISNAATVENKGIELELAYSKKINEFSFNASVNFTKVNNKLVSLGNGQNENIVGNTMTRAGSPVGMWYVLQTDGLFQNQAEIANYKNADGKVIMPGAVPGDIRFKDVNGDGQITSDDKAIVGSPWPEFEMGLNAGAEYKGFDFSMNWIASHGATVYDGFRSVVDRFDDNSNYRAGIQPWTPENPNTDFPRVTKGSTLNSRGDSDRFLENGDFIRLKYIGFGYNLPERILNKSGIARARLTLSAQNIITITKYKGLDPEFSNGNIFERGVDNGAFPNLRTYSFGVEFSF